A region from the Synergistaceae bacterium genome encodes:
- a CDS encoding MgtE intracellular region, giving the protein MAEERRIAPPGGETAQTPPRALSTKKKKKRSKSRLLFFLSLLAFGAGTGLHFSGLWDARPLVWSIVPQVPYVGTSVSRFFDIPEQYTLTVAQRRAFELEEWQKRLDERERKLGAKESAVDTASGDLGARMENLNRQASAAQNREESVNAEKNSEQQLIDQVVRTYQDMSARNAAQIVEQVTEPLAVELLQKLPADARASILGKMDPRKAARLTELMAGGQ; this is encoded by the coding sequence ATGGCCGAAGAACGACGAATCGCCCCGCCTGGCGGAGAAACTGCCCAAACCCCTCCGAGAGCGTTGTCCACGAAAAAAAAGAAAAAACGCAGCAAGAGTCGTTTGCTTTTTTTCTTGTCGTTGTTGGCGTTTGGAGCAGGAACAGGATTGCACTTTAGCGGTTTGTGGGATGCCAGACCCCTGGTGTGGAGTATTGTTCCTCAAGTTCCTTACGTAGGTACTTCTGTTTCTCGTTTTTTCGACATCCCGGAACAATACACTCTGACGGTAGCCCAGCGGCGCGCTTTTGAGCTGGAGGAGTGGCAAAAACGTCTTGATGAGCGAGAACGCAAATTGGGAGCGAAAGAATCCGCTGTCGACACGGCCTCCGGTGACCTGGGAGCGCGTATGGAAAATTTGAATCGTCAGGCGAGCGCCGCGCAAAATCGAGAGGAGTCCGTTAACGCGGAAAAAAACTCAGAACAGCAATTGATTGACCAAGTAGTCAGGACTTATCAGGATATGTCCGCCCGTAACGCGGCGCAAATCGTGGAGCAGGTGACGGAGCCTTTAGCAGTGGAATTGTTGCAGAAGCTTCCCGCGGACGCCCGCGCGTCCATTTTGGGGAAAATGGATCCCAGAAAGGCGGCCAGGCTTACGGAGCTGATGGCGGGAGGCCAATAA
- the fliF gene encoding flagellar M-ring protein FliF — protein sequence MENLKQLLSRFFFFWAGLKTWQKASLFGAAFVVVSLLGMMIFWAGRTTYVPLFSGLEITDQSAIVAYLRDNKIPYRLESAANAILLPRDQVDDTRLSLAQEGLPKGGGVGFEIFDQSKMGMSEFQQRVSYVRALEGELQRTIGRMDVVDSAIVNLVLPKQQLFLEQQQPSTASVLVRLRPGTQLGLSQIKAILHLVSRSVDGLQPENVTLADTTGRILSDMVADEMILYSPDGSNTITSVQRELERQREKELALNARLILERAFGPGRVVVSVKVDLDFDKKTSTSKVFFPDGETRRGIPLSVQQTEESYLGRQQPPGGQPGTTSNIPGYAVNTQAMDNEYNKTETTTNYQTSTQESVETVTPGGIKRLTAAVLLDGNLDEAELAMWRELTASAIGFNEARGDRVIVRSREFDKTWSDDLLAELRKERMWRLIVASIVALTVITCAGLTGYWWWRRRKARLALDSIQKESKHVPTIQEMLMSPDLLAFQGEMAVLEEQLKAYARNNPSEVANLVNEWISLEA from the coding sequence ATGGAGAACTTGAAACAGTTACTGTCCAGGTTCTTTTTCTTTTGGGCGGGGCTGAAAACGTGGCAAAAGGCTTCTTTGTTTGGAGCCGCTTTTGTTGTAGTGAGCTTGCTCGGAATGATGATATTCTGGGCAGGTCGGACTACTTATGTACCGCTATTTTCGGGATTGGAGATAACGGATCAATCCGCCATCGTGGCTTATCTCCGAGACAACAAGATCCCCTACCGTTTGGAGTCCGCGGCTAACGCCATCCTTCTTCCCAGAGACCAGGTCGATGATACGCGCCTTTCTCTGGCGCAAGAGGGGCTTCCCAAGGGAGGGGGTGTGGGTTTCGAGATTTTCGATCAATCCAAAATGGGCATGAGCGAATTTCAACAGAGAGTCAGTTACGTCCGAGCGTTGGAGGGGGAGTTACAACGTACCATCGGCCGGATGGATGTTGTGGACTCCGCGATAGTCAACCTCGTCCTTCCTAAACAACAACTGTTTCTCGAACAACAACAGCCCTCCACAGCTTCCGTGTTGGTGCGCCTGAGGCCAGGAACCCAATTGGGGCTAAGCCAGATCAAGGCTATCCTCCACTTGGTGTCGAGAAGCGTGGACGGACTGCAGCCCGAAAACGTGACGTTGGCGGATACGACGGGCCGGATCCTGTCGGATATGGTGGCGGACGAGATGATTCTTTATTCGCCAGACGGGAGCAACACCATCACCTCGGTTCAAAGGGAACTGGAGCGTCAACGCGAAAAAGAACTGGCTCTCAACGCCCGTTTGATATTGGAACGTGCCTTTGGTCCGGGACGCGTTGTGGTGAGCGTGAAAGTGGATCTCGACTTTGACAAGAAGACCAGCACTTCCAAAGTATTTTTTCCCGACGGAGAGACGAGACGAGGAATTCCGCTCAGCGTGCAACAAACAGAGGAAAGCTACTTGGGGCGGCAACAGCCTCCTGGTGGGCAGCCTGGAACTACTTCCAACATTCCTGGCTACGCCGTCAATACGCAAGCCATGGATAATGAATATAATAAAACGGAGACCACAACCAACTATCAAACCAGCACACAGGAAAGCGTCGAGACTGTGACCCCTGGAGGGATCAAACGTTTGACAGCAGCGGTTCTCTTGGACGGAAATCTGGACGAGGCTGAGCTTGCGATGTGGAGGGAACTTACCGCCTCCGCCATCGGTTTCAACGAGGCGCGAGGTGACAGAGTTATTGTCAGGTCGAGGGAGTTCGACAAGACTTGGAGCGATGATTTGCTGGCGGAACTCCGGAAAGAGAGGATGTGGCGTCTGATCGTGGCGTCCATTGTCGCTCTCACGGTGATTACATGTGCGGGTCTGACGGGTTATTGGTGGTGGCGCAGGCGTAAAGCGCGTTTGGCGTTAGATTCGATTCAAAAGGAGAGCAAACACGTGCCCACAATTCAGGAAATGCTGATGTCTCCAGATTTGCTCGCGTTCCAAGGAGAAATGGCTGTTTTGGAAGAGCAATTGAAGGCCTACGCTAGGAACAACCCCTCCGAGGTCGCGAATCTTGTCAACGAGTGGATTTCATTGGAGGCTTAA
- the larB gene encoding nickel pincer cofactor biosynthesis protein LarB, whose product MNMDEVLNFMKTIPFKDVGEVKLDTNRSARTGFSEIIYCPGKSDEQLVSIASALRDSRENILFSRVSAYQHNVIASVLPDAVLHAKAKTTGVKRQESPHYKGLSVLTAGSSDVPVAEEAAVAAEYMGCDVLRLYDVGVAGLHRLLSHMEELQSSKAIVAVAGMEGALPTVVGGLVSCPVVAVPTSTGYGANLGGIAPLLTMLNSCAMGVTVVNIDNGIGAGYAAALIVQQFYQAQAQAQQTVSKALSSSSSSSSSSSSSSSSDANGNRT is encoded by the coding sequence ATGAATATGGACGAAGTGCTGAACTTTATGAAGACAATCCCCTTCAAGGATGTCGGAGAGGTGAAATTGGACACCAACCGGTCGGCAAGAACGGGATTTTCGGAGATTATTTACTGTCCCGGTAAAAGCGACGAACAGTTGGTTAGCATTGCCAGCGCCCTGCGCGATTCCCGGGAAAACATCCTGTTCTCTAGAGTGTCGGCCTACCAGCACAACGTTATCGCTTCTGTGTTGCCCGACGCGGTGTTGCACGCCAAGGCAAAAACGACGGGGGTCAAAAGGCAAGAAAGCCCTCATTACAAGGGCCTCTCTGTTCTCACTGCCGGGAGTAGCGACGTTCCTGTAGCCGAGGAGGCCGCCGTCGCCGCCGAGTACATGGGCTGTGATGTCTTGCGTCTTTACGACGTGGGCGTCGCGGGGTTGCATCGCCTGTTGTCCCACATGGAGGAATTGCAATCCTCCAAGGCCATCGTGGCTGTGGCGGGTATGGAGGGTGCGCTGCCCACCGTGGTGGGGGGATTGGTTTCCTGTCCCGTGGTAGCTGTCCCCACCAGTACCGGTTACGGCGCCAACTTAGGGGGTATCGCGCCGCTTTTGACCATGCTGAACTCCTGCGCTATGGGCGTCACCGTGGTGAACATCGACAACGGGATAGGGGCGGGCTACGCGGCCGCGCTGATCGTCCAGCAGTTTTACCAGGCCCAAGCTCAAGCCCAACAGACGGTGTCAAAGGCGCTTTCTTCTTCTTCCTCTTCTTCCTCTTCTTCTTCTTCTTCTTCTTCTTCCGATGCAAACGGAAACAGAACATGA
- a CDS encoding flagellar hook assembly protein FlgD yields MAVNSTSDASSAISSDQLASASRAVTNELGKDAFLKLLIAELSNQDPMNPMSDRDFIAQMAQFSSLEQMTNMNTELEKMSGAGQYSAVNYIGKLVVFDYEAPDGTVTSVADTVVAVWYDSQEGAILETDQCGEIPLKKIDGVLSA; encoded by the coding sequence ATGGCTGTAAATAGCACATCCGACGCGAGTTCGGCAATAAGCTCGGACCAATTGGCTTCGGCTTCGCGTGCCGTGACGAACGAACTGGGTAAAGACGCGTTTTTAAAGTTGCTGATCGCGGAGCTTTCCAATCAAGACCCCATGAACCCCATGAGCGACCGGGACTTTATCGCTCAGATGGCGCAGTTTAGCTCGTTGGAGCAGATGACCAACATGAATACGGAATTGGAAAAAATGTCTGGAGCCGGGCAGTATTCGGCCGTGAACTACATAGGCAAGCTCGTCGTGTTCGATTACGAGGCCCCCGACGGCACGGTGACGTCTGTGGCGGACACGGTAGTGGCGGTGTGGTATGACTCCCAGGAGGGCGCCATACTTGAAACCGATCAATGTGGGGAGATTCCTCTGAAGAAGATCGACGGGGTGCTTTCCGCCTGA
- a CDS encoding flagellar hook-length control protein FliK produces the protein MPNIGNAFFSTPIATPIAIPVATPEQKPTGAAGVRESEGKIGDKGLQEEVMPFLSVLTQFAEDLRPNKNTIVDPMAWFNANNNENKNGNENVTDETPLFVREGNNPFFSKSVLDLLPSLGKDLDNHLENNLENNLEKNTEEASPFEWVNTVLSELDALSKLDESEDRVLSREDISRLEAMLAKFRKNDLEDDDSLFKTAFADLKYTANNWQKRQEKDETPFFGQANEILNELGETGDRVLSRENISRIEAMLATFRGVKDDLKNDLKGNLKGDLEDDDIQLSLKTVLTDLKLLADSWTKHRKKGETLPLKDLRGQGALDGQEQEKTEERNLPLRETLLLTPLLVEDNPKGETADLSKSRVFSHFASYLETDLSLKMKEKEKGNADASEEKTEWDERLSSAISRIPEQGELAVPTFSERTSPRNEFSTERDVVEGSPQEKLGSLNRNTANVGANLASSADAKEDSPLSGSENEKGASVKPKAEEHKSGFEQFFDGVRRGETRGDVHRESLNLAKDAPLPRNEALREGLDNVVRFIRVSGEQKAALIVDPPALGRISVELTNNAVGLEASIKVGSEQARQLIQDQLAQLRWSLAQQGVQLTHFSVDVQQDNGRREQGQNSDRRRVEASTRNDMDEGEETVFRVDLDQGLLYWVA, from the coding sequence GTGCCAAACATAGGAAACGCGTTTTTTTCAACTCCTATCGCGACTCCTATCGCGATTCCTGTTGCGACCCCTGAGCAAAAACCCACGGGCGCGGCCGGCGTGAGGGAGTCGGAAGGAAAAATCGGCGATAAGGGACTTCAAGAAGAAGTTATGCCCTTTTTGTCCGTTCTCACTCAATTCGCCGAGGACCTGAGACCCAATAAGAATACCATCGTTGACCCGATGGCTTGGTTCAACGCAAATAACAATGAAAACAAAAACGGCAACGAAAACGTAACAGATGAAACGCCGCTGTTCGTAAGGGAGGGAAATAATCCTTTTTTTTCGAAGTCCGTTTTGGATTTGTTGCCCTCTCTCGGAAAGGATCTGGACAATCACTTAGAAAATAACTTAGAAAATAACTTAGAAAAAAACACAGAAGAGGCATCACCTTTTGAGTGGGTAAACACAGTCTTAAGCGAATTGGATGCATTGAGTAAATTGGATGAATCTGAAGACCGAGTTCTGTCTCGTGAAGACATAAGTCGCCTCGAGGCGATGTTGGCAAAATTCCGCAAAAATGATTTGGAAGACGATGATTCTCTGTTCAAAACAGCTTTTGCCGATTTAAAATACACAGCGAATAACTGGCAAAAGCGCCAGGAAAAGGATGAAACGCCGTTTTTCGGGCAAGCGAACGAGATTCTAAATGAATTGGGTGAAACCGGAGATCGAGTTTTGTCCCGTGAGAATATAAGCCGCATTGAGGCGATGTTGGCGACATTTCGCGGCGTAAAAGACGACTTGAAAAATGATTTAAAAGGCAACTTGAAAGGCGATTTAGAAGACGACGATATTCAATTATCTCTCAAGACAGTTCTTACCGATTTAAAACTTCTTGCGGATAGTTGGACAAAACACCGAAAGAAAGGCGAGACTTTGCCTCTGAAAGATTTGAGAGGACAAGGCGCTTTGGATGGACAAGAGCAAGAAAAAACAGAGGAAAGGAATCTTCCTCTTCGTGAAACTCTTCTTCTTACACCTCTTCTTGTGGAAGATAATCCCAAGGGCGAAACGGCGGATCTCTCGAAATCGCGGGTTTTTTCCCACTTTGCTTCGTACCTTGAAACAGATCTCTCCTTGAAAATGAAAGAAAAAGAAAAAGGGAACGCGGATGCGTCTGAGGAAAAAACCGAGTGGGACGAAAGACTTTCTTCAGCGATTTCTCGTATTCCTGAACAAGGGGAATTGGCTGTCCCTACCTTTTCCGAGAGAACTTCACCTCGAAACGAGTTCTCCACCGAACGCGACGTGGTTGAGGGTTCTCCTCAGGAAAAGCTGGGTTCTTTGAATCGAAACACCGCCAACGTAGGCGCGAATTTGGCGAGTTCGGCAGATGCTAAAGAGGATAGCCCTTTATCGGGCAGCGAAAACGAGAAAGGAGCTTCGGTAAAACCCAAAGCGGAGGAACATAAGTCAGGATTTGAACAGTTTTTTGATGGAGTGCGACGCGGCGAAACACGAGGAGATGTTCACAGAGAGAGCCTGAACTTGGCGAAAGACGCACCCCTGCCCAGGAACGAAGCGCTGCGCGAAGGTCTGGATAACGTGGTTCGGTTTATCCGCGTCAGCGGAGAGCAGAAAGCCGCTTTGATCGTCGATCCTCCCGCTTTGGGCCGGATCAGCGTGGAGTTGACCAATAATGCTGTAGGACTGGAAGCCTCCATCAAAGTGGGCAGCGAGCAAGCGCGCCAGTTGATACAGGACCAGCTCGCCCAACTGAGGTGGTCTTTGGCACAACAGGGAGTGCAGTTGACCCATTTTTCGGTGGACGTCCAGCAGGACAACGGACGCCGGGAACAAGGCCAGAATTCGGATCGGAGAAGGGTCGAAGCCTCGACTAGAAACGACATGGACGAGGGCGAAGAGACGGTATTCAGGGTAGATCTAGACCAAGGCCTTCTTTATTGGGTGGCGTGA
- a CDS encoding flagellar FliJ family protein, producing the protein MKQRIQRFGRILKIRENDRQAEQIILAEERQEEDSVLCRLDSLGREKSEALEIFAGEAERVVSLQEIWLQRQCVDVIEKHIDKSKENLNDVRRRISDTETRLLERHRDVRVMESYVDRLRDDAYKALLEAEQVELDDLAVTRYGHVSQVMGVSTKHTKNAKKEGSR; encoded by the coding sequence ATGAAACAGCGGATCCAGCGGTTCGGCCGGATACTGAAGATTCGTGAAAACGACCGCCAGGCGGAACAGATTATTTTGGCGGAGGAACGCCAGGAGGAGGACTCCGTACTATGCCGCCTCGACTCTTTGGGACGGGAAAAATCGGAAGCGCTGGAGATTTTTGCCGGAGAAGCGGAGCGAGTAGTTTCCCTTCAAGAGATATGGCTTCAGAGGCAGTGTGTCGACGTCATCGAAAAACATATCGATAAGAGCAAGGAAAACCTGAACGATGTACGGCGCAGAATTTCCGACACGGAGACGCGCTTATTGGAACGGCATCGGGATGTGCGCGTCATGGAGAGCTACGTGGACCGCCTGAGGGACGACGCCTATAAGGCCCTGCTCGAGGCAGAACAGGTGGAGTTGGACGACCTGGCCGTGACGCGTTACGGTCACGTCTCTCAAGTCATGGGCGTGTCAACAAAACACACGAAAAACGCAAAAAAAGAGGGTAGCAGATGA
- the fliG gene encoding flagellar motor switch protein FliG has protein sequence MAKTSRLSSVASNVSNREKIAVLMVALGNDIAAEVYKLLDDTAIELITLEIANLRKITSDLKLEVMKEAQEVLMAREFMARGGVEYARDVLERALGPERAQNLLTRITASLQVRPFDFMRHTDPQQVLGFIQGEHPQTIALILSYLDASQASLIISGLPAVMQAEVAKRIAKMDRITPEVLREVERVLERKLSTVMGQDFTLAGGIDAVVALINSADRTTERNIMEYLEENDPELAEEIKKRLFVFEDIIRLDDRSLQRVLREVDMKELGLALKGATEELRMKFFKNMSKRAAEMLQEDMEYMGPVRVKDVEESQQKVVNVVRSLEEAGEIIIATGGEDELVV, from the coding sequence ATGGCGAAAACTTCCAGATTGAGCAGTGTGGCCAGTAATGTCTCCAATAGAGAAAAGATTGCGGTTCTCATGGTGGCTTTGGGAAATGATATCGCCGCTGAAGTATACAAGTTGCTCGACGATACGGCCATTGAGCTGATCACTCTCGAAATCGCCAATTTAAGAAAAATCACCTCCGATTTGAAACTGGAGGTCATGAAAGAAGCCCAGGAAGTTTTGATGGCGCGCGAGTTTATGGCTCGCGGAGGCGTGGAGTACGCACGAGACGTTTTGGAGCGCGCATTAGGGCCGGAACGAGCTCAGAATTTGCTCACCCGAATCACGGCCAGTTTGCAGGTCCGGCCGTTCGATTTTATGCGTCACACGGATCCACAGCAGGTACTAGGCTTTATTCAAGGGGAACACCCCCAGACGATAGCGCTGATTTTGTCCTACCTGGACGCTAGTCAGGCGTCTTTGATCATCAGCGGCCTCCCCGCCGTAATGCAGGCCGAAGTTGCCAAGCGCATCGCCAAGATGGACCGGATCACTCCTGAGGTTTTGCGGGAGGTAGAACGGGTTTTGGAACGTAAATTGAGTACAGTTATGGGCCAGGATTTTACCCTGGCGGGAGGCATCGACGCGGTGGTTGCCCTCATCAACAGCGCGGATCGTACCACAGAACGCAACATCATGGAATACCTGGAGGAAAACGATCCCGAACTGGCGGAGGAGATCAAGAAACGCCTCTTTGTGTTCGAGGACATTATTCGCTTGGACGACCGCTCGTTGCAGCGAGTGCTGCGCGAAGTGGACATGAAAGAATTGGGATTGGCTCTCAAGGGCGCTACGGAAGAACTACGCATGAAATTTTTCAAGAACATGTCGAAAAGGGCGGCGGAAATGCTCCAAGAGGACATGGAATACATGGGCCCGGTGCGTGTCAAGGACGTGGAGGAGTCACAGCAGAAGGTCGTCAACGTGGTCCGGTCTCTGGAAGAGGCTGGAGAGATCATTATAGCGACTGGAGGAGAGGACGAGTTAGTTGTCTAG
- the fliE gene encoding flagellar hook-basal body complex protein FliE — MEPLVLDMVHFSEVKQRNPQNVYAQSSAMSFEELLSSSMKQVNDLQVESDNMVRKLATGDVEDISEVVLASSRAEIALKMCMELRNKLLDAYQQLSRMSA; from the coding sequence ATGGAGCCATTGGTATTGGACATGGTTCATTTTTCGGAGGTTAAGCAACGGAATCCGCAAAATGTGTACGCGCAATCTAGTGCGATGTCTTTTGAGGAACTGTTGTCTTCGTCAATGAAGCAGGTCAACGACCTTCAAGTAGAGTCGGACAACATGGTTCGCAAACTGGCGACGGGGGATGTGGAGGATATTTCCGAGGTCGTTCTGGCTTCTTCCCGGGCGGAGATCGCTTTAAAGATGTGCATGGAGTTGCGCAACAAGCTACTAGACGCTTACCAACAATTGTCTAGAATGTCGGCCTGA
- a CDS encoding HD domain-containing protein — MITRPLLERLFSAASIERWNDHPHPAVFTELGKQAHKMVIAWVLGKREEDAGRAVDWLALIDGGVFEFLHRVVVTDIRPPVFHKLMQDQDTRDQLNEWVFHKLEQDLNGLSASFAERFRKYHQTRTPSLESCVLRSAHYLATKWEFDFILHWSANMYGIEQTRQEIEEQIENIDVTTAREMLLAPASSKLWGFVSLVGQLTFQKRWAQTPRIPQTSVLGHLLFVAVVSYLVSIEIGVCPRRAYNNFFGGLFHDLPEVLTRDIVSPVKASVEGLDALIHRYERESMEERIFPLIPSHWVQELRYYTENEFTNKTQREDQPLLCHKGDIPKELNHDKYNPLDGQLIEVCDKLAAYVEASVSIYLGVHPQVLEDGKKRLYERFSGAVLYGYPVGQLFELFY, encoded by the coding sequence ATGATTACCCGTCCTCTTCTGGAGCGCCTTTTTTCCGCCGCCAGCATCGAACGATGGAATGACCACCCTCACCCCGCCGTTTTCACTGAACTGGGCAAGCAGGCTCATAAGATGGTTATCGCTTGGGTGTTGGGCAAGCGCGAGGAGGACGCGGGGCGCGCCGTCGATTGGCTGGCGCTGATCGACGGCGGGGTCTTCGAGTTCCTGCATCGGGTAGTCGTCACGGATATCCGTCCGCCGGTGTTTCATAAACTGATGCAAGACCAGGATACCCGCGACCAGCTTAACGAATGGGTGTTTCACAAGCTCGAACAAGACCTGAACGGCCTCTCTGCCTCTTTCGCCGAACGTTTTCGGAAGTATCACCAAACCCGGACGCCGTCGTTGGAGAGCTGCGTCTTGCGTTCAGCGCACTACCTAGCTACCAAGTGGGAGTTCGATTTCATCCTCCATTGGAGCGCCAATATGTACGGTATCGAGCAAACCCGTCAAGAAATCGAAGAACAAATCGAGAACATCGACGTGACTACCGCTCGAGAGATGCTCTTGGCTCCCGCGTCATCCAAGCTATGGGGGTTTGTTTCTTTAGTGGGGCAGTTGACCTTTCAGAAGAGGTGGGCCCAAACCCCGAGGATCCCTCAGACCTCCGTGCTGGGACATCTTCTTTTCGTGGCCGTGGTTTCTTATCTTGTTTCCATCGAGATAGGGGTTTGTCCGCGCCGCGCTTACAATAACTTTTTCGGTGGGCTTTTTCACGACCTGCCTGAAGTATTGACCCGAGACATCGTCTCTCCCGTCAAAGCCTCGGTGGAGGGGCTGGACGCCCTGATCCACCGCTACGAACGAGAGTCCATGGAGGAGCGGATTTTTCCGCTGATTCCGAGTCACTGGGTTCAAGAGCTGCGTTACTATACCGAGAACGAATTCACGAACAAAACACAGCGGGAAGATCAACCCCTTCTGTGTCATAAAGGGGACATTCCGAAAGAACTCAACCATGACAAGTACAATCCCCTAGATGGGCAGCTGATCGAGGTTTGCGACAAATTGGCGGCTTATGTGGAAGCGTCCGTCTCCATTTACCTGGGAGTACACCCCCAGGTTTTGGAGGACGGCAAGAAGCGCTTATACGAACGATTCTCCGGAGCGGTTCTTTATGGCTACCCCGTCGGGCAACTCTTCGAGCTTTTTTACTGA
- the fliI gene encoding flagellar protein export ATPase FliI, translated as MSRVDLFSVLESDLEQLQLIRINGRVTQVVGLVAESQGPDVRVGDLCRISFRNAANGLDAAVVGFRENRVLLMPLGDLREVGPGCDVMSTDRPLGVAVGNALLGRILDGLGNPMDDKGPVVATDFYPLHATPPHPLRRQMVESPLSVGVKVIDGLLTLGTGQRIGIFAGSGVGKSTLLGMMARYTTADINVISLVGERGREVREFIERDLGKEGLKRSVIVIATSDQPPLIRLKASLTATAIAEFFRDAGKNVLLMMDSVTRVARAQREVGLAIGEPPATRGYTPSVFEFLPQLLERAGAGERGSITGIYTVLVEGDDMNEPVADTVRGVLDGHIVLSRRIAARNFYPSVSILESVSRVMPAIVSQEHLAAAGRVRDLMATYAESEDLINIGAYKAGANPRVDWALKHLDAVREFLAQKVGESSSFEETVNQLLALALES; from the coding sequence ATGAGTAGGGTCGATTTATTTTCGGTGCTGGAGTCGGATTTAGAACAGCTCCAGTTGATTCGGATTAACGGTCGTGTGACGCAAGTCGTGGGTCTGGTGGCAGAGTCTCAAGGGCCGGACGTGCGGGTGGGAGACTTGTGTAGGATCTCCTTTCGGAATGCCGCCAACGGCCTGGACGCGGCGGTCGTTGGGTTTCGAGAAAACCGGGTGCTCTTGATGCCCCTAGGTGATCTGAGGGAAGTGGGGCCCGGTTGCGATGTGATGTCCACGGACCGGCCCTTGGGTGTCGCCGTGGGAAACGCTTTGCTGGGACGCATTCTAGACGGATTGGGCAATCCCATGGACGACAAGGGACCTGTGGTGGCGACAGATTTTTACCCTCTACACGCAACACCCCCTCATCCCTTACGCCGGCAGATGGTCGAAAGCCCTCTTTCCGTGGGTGTGAAGGTAATTGACGGGCTTTTAACTCTGGGCACGGGTCAGCGCATCGGCATATTCGCCGGCTCCGGAGTGGGTAAAAGCACACTCCTGGGTATGATGGCCCGCTATACCACCGCCGATATCAACGTGATCTCTTTAGTAGGAGAGCGGGGACGCGAGGTGCGAGAATTCATCGAGCGGGATCTGGGCAAGGAGGGGCTGAAGCGGTCCGTCATCGTCATCGCCACGTCGGATCAGCCGCCCTTGATCCGTTTGAAGGCCTCCTTGACGGCGACGGCTATCGCAGAGTTTTTTCGGGACGCCGGTAAAAACGTCCTTCTGATGATGGATTCCGTGACGCGTGTGGCCCGCGCTCAGCGGGAAGTGGGCCTGGCCATCGGCGAGCCCCCAGCCACGCGGGGCTATACCCCGTCGGTCTTCGAGTTTTTGCCTCAACTTCTGGAAAGGGCCGGAGCGGGAGAGCGCGGCAGCATTACCGGCATATACACGGTGTTGGTGGAGGGGGATGACATGAATGAGCCCGTGGCGGACACCGTGCGAGGTGTCTTGGATGGTCACATCGTCCTGTCTAGAAGGATAGCGGCCCGTAATTTCTACCCTTCCGTCAGCATTCTGGAAAGCGTCAGCCGCGTCATGCCGGCCATCGTCTCCCAGGAACACTTGGCGGCCGCCGGCCGCGTGCGAGACCTCATGGCTACCTACGCGGAGTCAGAGGACCTGATCAACATCGGAGCTTATAAGGCGGGGGCTAACCCTCGCGTGGACTGGGCCTTGAAGCATTTGGATGCCGTTCGCGAGTTTTTGGCGCAAAAAGTTGGGGAGTCTTCTTCTTTTGAGGAAACCGTCAATCAGCTCCTCGCCCTGGCGCTGGAAAGTTGA